In Dehalobacter sp., one genomic interval encodes:
- a CDS encoding DUF4391 domain-containing protein, with translation MLDLPGSTVFNRRIPKQKFYENLSVTAELKRVFVEQINAIYWRNKIAPSTVNIAAGETVAEIEVIEIRLNQPGLDKRVLQLIDREIPYHILFLLVYEEQMQAWIGYKEQSQGGTAAFKPGTYYNTEWQPVNEISLRIDGLSTDAVYEGFIRQIAGERLEDKTGGGLKDAVARDERRQKLQKEIAVLENKVRREKQFNIQVALNGELKRLRKELEGLK, from the coding sequence ATGCTTGATTTACCAGGAAGTACGGTATTCAACCGGCGAATACCGAAACAGAAGTTCTATGAAAACCTGTCCGTTACTGCGGAGCTTAAGCGGGTATTTGTGGAACAGATCAATGCGATTTACTGGAGAAACAAAATTGCGCCGTCCACGGTGAATATTGCCGCAGGGGAAACAGTCGCGGAAATTGAGGTCATAGAAATACGCCTGAACCAGCCCGGCCTTGACAAGCGGGTGCTGCAGCTGATTGACAGGGAAATCCCCTATCACATCCTCTTTCTGCTTGTGTATGAGGAGCAAATGCAGGCATGGATCGGCTATAAGGAACAAAGCCAGGGCGGTACCGCGGCTTTCAAACCGGGGACTTATTATAACACCGAATGGCAGCCTGTTAATGAGATATCGCTGCGGATAGACGGACTCAGCACGGATGCCGTATATGAAGGCTTTATCCGGCAGATTGCTGGGGAAAGGCTGGAGGACAAAACCGGAGGCGGTTTGAAAGATGCGGTCGCCCGCGATGAACGGCGGCAGAAGCTGCAAAAGGAAATCGCCGTACTGGAGAACAAGGTGCGCCGCGAAAAGCAGTTCAATATACAG